From one Citrobacter sp. Marseille-Q6884 genomic stretch:
- a CDS encoding RnfH family protein, which yields MSAKIVVEVAYALPEKQYLQHVTLREGATVEEAIRGSGLLELRTDIDLGKNKVGIYSRPVKLADVVHDGDRVEIYRPLIADPKELRRQRAEKSAKK from the coding sequence GTGTCGGCTAAAATTGTCGTTGAAGTCGCCTACGCGCTGCCCGAGAAACAATATTTACAGCATGTCACGCTGCGAGAGGGCGCAACGGTTGAAGAAGCCATACGCGGCTCCGGGCTGCTGGAATTACGTACCGATATCGATCTCGGTAAGAATAAAGTGGGTATTTACAGTCGCCCGGTAAAACTGGCGGATGTTGTACACGACGGTGACCGGGTAGAAATCTATCGACCGTTGATTGCCGATCCGAAAGAGCTGCGCAGGCAGCGGGCAGAGAAATCGGCCAAAAAATAA
- the ratA gene encoding type II toxin-antitoxin system toxin RatA — protein sequence MPQISRTALVPYSAEQMYQLVNDVKSYPQFLPGCTGSRVLESTPGQMTAAVDVSKAGISKTFTTRNQLTSNQSILMHLVDGPFKKLIGGWKFTPLSQEACRIEFHLDFEFTNKLIELAFGRIFKELASNMVQAFTVRAKEVYSVSVG from the coding sequence ATGCCTCAGATTAGCCGGACCGCTTTAGTTCCTTACAGTGCGGAACAGATGTATCAGCTAGTGAATGATGTTAAGTCCTATCCCCAGTTTTTACCGGGTTGCACCGGAAGTCGTGTACTGGAGTCAACGCCGGGACAGATGACGGCGGCTGTGGATGTCTCTAAAGCAGGGATCAGCAAAACGTTCACCACGCGCAACCAACTGACCAGCAACCAAAGTATCCTGATGCATTTGGTCGATGGGCCATTTAAGAAACTGATTGGTGGCTGGAAGTTTACTCCGCTGAGTCAGGAGGCCTGCCGTATTGAGTTTCATCTCGATTTTGAATTCACCAACAAGTTAATCGAGCTGGCGTTTGGCCGTATCTTTAAAGAGCTGGCTTCTAACATGGTGCAGGCCTTCACGGTTCGCGCGAAAGAGGTTTACAGTGTCAGTGTCGGCTAA